The DNA sequence CATGTAGTTCCACCACTGGCGCTTGATGTTGTCCTTCAGCTCGACGCCGAGCGGGCCGTAGTCCCACGCCGACCTGGTGCCGCCGTAGATCTCGCCGCACGGGTAGACGAACCCGCGACGCTTGCACAGGCTGACGACGGTCTCGATGCGATCGGCTGCCACGGACACTCCATCGGGAGATGCAGAAAGGACGGAAACGGGCTTGCCAGGGTAGTCCTTGCCGTCAGCTCCCCATCGGGCGACCGGGCCACGCCCCGCGCCCCGGCGGTCCGCTCAGCGCGGGGTGGTCGGCCCCGCGGCCTCACCCAGGCGGACGGTGCCCGCGTCGTGCGCCAGCAGGCTCACCTCGCGCCGCACCGCGCCGTCGGCGGCGACCAGCAGCGGCTCGTAGGCGGCGGGTTCGTCGGTGTTCGCCTCGGACAGCAGGGGGATGACGTGCTCCCGCACCTCGAACGGCGACAGCGCCCGCCGGTAGGCCACCACCGAGTCGAACTCGACGGTCAGCACGAACCGGTCCGCCTCGTCGGTCGACCGGGACAGCTGGGCACGCCGACAGCCGGGTTGGGCGGTGAGCAGGGCCAACGCCCGGTCGACGCGCCCGGTGAACGCCTCGACCC is a window from the Saccharothrix saharensis genome containing:
- a CDS encoding antibiotic biosynthesis monooxygenase family protein, whose translation is MLLVCRFTVAEPGVEAFTGRVDRALALLTAQPGCRRAQLSRSTDEADRFVLTVEFDSVVAYRRALSPFEVREHVIPLLSEANTDEPAAYEPLLVAADGAVRREVSLLAHDAGTVRLGEAAGPTTPR